Proteins encoded by one window of Methanobrevibacter sp.:
- a CDS encoding biotin transporter BioY: protein MNIDNYYSTRKNVFERIQDASTATKLLMSFMMACITGIMAQIVIPLPWTPVPITAQTFAVLCSGLFLGKKYGCLSQILYIVLGITVIPWFGGMTGGLEVFLGSTFGFFIGFIIASYFIGYITEKYAKARSFSRMAIVIGIANFALIYIPGLAGLALWSAITQGATLSVVDLLMMGLIPFIAGDIVKILGAASVSKVFLPKD from the coding sequence ATCAATATAGATAATTATTACAGTACTAGGAAAAATGTTTTTGAAAGAATTCAAGATGCCAGTACTGCAACTAAGTTACTCATGTCATTTATGATGGCTTGCATCACTGGTATAATGGCTCAAATCGTTATTCCGCTCCCATGGACTCCAGTTCCTATAACTGCACAAACATTTGCAGTATTATGTTCTGGTTTATTTTTAGGTAAAAAATATGGTTGTTTAAGCCAAATCCTATATATAGTGCTTGGAATTACCGTCATCCCCTGGTTTGGAGGAATGACCGGTGGCTTAGAAGTATTTTTAGGATCTACTTTCGGATTCTTTATAGGATTTATCATTGCTTCATACTTCATAGGATACATTACTGAAAAATATGCAAAAGCACGTAGTTTTTCAAGAATGGCAATCGTTATTGGAATCGCAAACTTTGCATTGATATACATTCCAGGATTAGCTGGGCTTGCATTATGGTCAGCTATCACCCAAGGTGCAACATTAAGCGTTGTCGACCTTTTGATGATGGGCCTCATTCCATTTATTGCAGGAGATATCGTGAAAATATTAGGTGCTGCTTCAGTATCCAAAGTGTTTTTACCGAAAGACTAA
- a CDS encoding DUF1284 domain-containing protein, which translates to MKLILRGHHLLCLKGFQGYGYDENFIKNITNINNEIKLNTTEIMLANSADDICNSCPNLKNGLCENETHEKKIVEMDNEVLKKLDISKKYNAIELFEKIDDIFNTKESVSKICFNCIWHEKCLFYQKL; encoded by the coding sequence ATGAAACTTATTTTAAGAGGACATCACTTATTATGTCTTAAAGGATTTCAAGGTTACGGTTATGATGAAAATTTCATCAAGAACATAACCAACATTAACAATGAAATAAAACTCAACACAACTGAAATCATGCTGGCCAATTCTGCAGACGACATTTGCAACTCCTGTCCAAATTTAAAAAACGGCCTTTGTGAAAATGAAACTCATGAAAAAAAGATTGTTGAAATGGACAATGAAGTGCTAAAAAAATTGGACATCTCAAAAAAATATAATGCAATCGAATTATTTGAAAAAATCGATGATATTTTTAATACAAAGGAAAGTGTCTCCAAAATCTGTTTTAACTGTATTTGGCACGAAAAATGCTTATTTTACCAAAAATTATAA
- a CDS encoding ATP-grasp domain-containing protein, whose protein sequence is MKKLLLIGIDTRSMLNSALKLNYEIFSASYFSTSDTPQIENQKIIINETDGESCGIFEDQFNSGALLELAKDYLDEVDYIIPISGVSPSNFSKKHQKKILGTGNVKNIENKYKFYKNIKDEFLTPKTFCINDMDEAIEINKNYEDIQFILKPLCGSGGYDINLLENDSDIQLNGKQFMIQEYISGINVSSSILSSKDDAKTVINTRLLTQHDFHKNNDFVYIGNILPLTDESIMAEVKDIDQVNKTMNHTSEYLARKFNLMGSNGVDYILNENGLYVIEINPRIQGTFECVEKSLEINMLDAHIKACQGEIIEIPEPKCYAYKKIVYSPTRMKYEKIDLNNIFDLPHIGSITEKSEPLLTIIDKDEDFEKLYEKVESSSQKVKQVARKSQPDVK, encoded by the coding sequence ATGAAAAAGCTATTGCTTATTGGAATTGATACAAGAAGTATGCTTAACAGTGCACTAAAATTAAATTATGAAATATTTTCCGCAAGCTACTTTTCCACTTCAGACACTCCCCAAATTGAAAATCAAAAAATCATCATTAATGAAACTGATGGGGAGAGCTGTGGCATTTTTGAAGATCAATTCAATAGCGGAGCCCTTTTGGAATTAGCTAAAGATTACCTTGATGAAGTAGATTATATCATTCCCATTTCCGGTGTTTCCCCATCTAATTTTTCAAAAAAACACCAAAAGAAGATTTTAGGAACTGGAAATGTCAAAAATATTGAAAACAAATACAAGTTCTATAAAAATATCAAAGATGAATTTTTAACCCCTAAGACTTTTTGCATAAATGATATGGATGAAGCCATTGAAATAAACAAGAATTATGAAGACATTCAATTTATTTTAAAACCTCTTTGCGGAAGTGGAGGGTATGATATAAATCTCCTAGAAAATGATAGTGATATTCAACTAAATGGAAAGCAATTCATGATTCAAGAATACATCAGTGGAATCAATGTAAGTTCATCAATTCTTTCATCAAAAGATGATGCAAAAACAGTGATTAACACAAGATTGCTTACCCAACATGACTTCCACAAAAACAATGATTTCGTCTACATTGGGAATATCCTGCCATTAACCGATGAATCAATAATGGCTGAAGTAAAAGATATAGACCAGGTTAATAAAACAATGAATCATACATCAGAATATTTGGCTCGAAAATTCAACTTAATGGGATCAAATGGTGTTGACTACATCCTTAATGAAAATGGATTATATGTTATAGAAATCAATCCTCGAATTCAGGGAACATTTGAGTGTGTTGAAAAGTCATTAGAAATTAATATGCTGGATGCACATATCAAGGCCTGTCAAGGCGAAATCATAGAAATTCCAGAACCTAAATGTTATGCCTATAAAAAAATTGTTTATTCCCCAACAAGAATGAAATATGAAAAAATCGATTTGAACAATATTTTTGACCTGCCCCATATAGGTTCAATTACCGAAAAGTCAGAGCCATTGCTTACAATAATTGATAAAGATGAGGATTTTGAAAAATTATATGAAAAAGTAGAATCATCTAGCCAAAAAGTAAAACAAGTAGCTAGAAAAAGCCAACCAGATGTAAAATAA
- a CDS encoding V-type ATP synthase subunit D: MAQDIIDGINPTRMELLSLKNRTKLAVKGHGLLKEKRDALIKEFFDILDRVKGIRENAELSLKEANDALLEAQIAMGDLAVRKAALSVKESIDVEITSRSVMGVAVPVTDVKMEERSIIDRGYGFSDTTIQLDEAAKKFEESVKYLIELGEVEKTIFLLAEEIEATKRRVNALEHIMIPRFQNTEKYIDMRLQEMERENFVRLKMIRSTIEKNEKAAAKAEEASNAEA; this comes from the coding sequence ATGGCACAAGATATTATAGATGGAATTAATCCAACTCGTATGGAATTGTTATCTCTTAAAAACAGGACTAAACTTGCTGTTAAAGGGCATGGTTTACTCAAAGAAAAAAGAGATGCTTTAATTAAAGAGTTTTTTGATATCTTGGATCGTGTCAAAGGTATTCGTGAAAATGCAGAATTAAGTCTAAAAGAAGCAAATGATGCTTTACTTGAAGCTCAAATTGCAATGGGTGATTTGGCTGTTAGAAAAGCAGCATTATCTGTTAAAGAATCTATTGATGTTGAGATTACTTCAAGAAGTGTTATGGGTGTAGCAGTACCTGTAACTGATGTTAAAATGGAAGAAAGGTCCATTATTGACAGGGGTTACGGTTTCTCTGATACTACTATTCAATTAGACGAAGCTGCTAAAAAATTCGAGGAATCTGTTAAGTATTTAATCGAACTGGGTGAAGTGGAAAAAACCATTTTCCTACTCGCTGAAGAAATCGAAGCTACTAAACGTAGGGTAAATGCTTTGGAACACATTATGATTCCAAGATTCCAAAATACTGAAAAGTATATTGATATGAGACTCCAAGAAATGGAAAGGGAAAACTTCGTTAGATTGAAAATGATTAGATCAACAATTGAGAAGAATGAAAAAGCAGCTGCAAAAGCAGAGGAAGCTTCTAATGCAGAAGCTTAA
- a CDS encoding V-type ATP synthase subunit B, whose translation MNTNIKTREYTTVSEVSGPLMVVEGVEGVGYNEIVDIETPTGEKRSGQVLEVTKDVAVIQVFEGTNDLNTKDTKTRFTGQTAKIGVSRDMMGRIFNGIGKPIDGGPEIIPDEELDINGAPMNPASREFPEEFIQTGISTIDGMNTLVRGQKLPIFSGSGLPHNDLAVQIARQAKVLGADDEFAVIFAAMGITNEEANFFMRDFERTGALEKLTVFMNLADDPAIERILTPKMALTTAEYYAFTLGMQVLVILTDMTNYCEALREISAAREEVPGRRGYPGYMYTDLAGIYERAGRIDGKEGSITQMPILVMPQDDITHPIPDLTGYITEGQIVLSREISRKGIYPPVDVLPSLSRLMSGGIGGDKTRDDHSGVSDQLYSAYAEGRELRDLVAVVGEEALTERDQKFLEFAQAFEDQFITQSKDEDRTIFETLDLGWSLLKILPKAELKRVKEEFVEQYLPKDD comes from the coding sequence ATGAATACAAATATTAAAACTAGAGAATATACTACTGTATCTGAAGTCTCAGGTCCTTTGATGGTTGTTGAAGGAGTAGAAGGCGTTGGTTACAATGAAATTGTAGATATTGAAACACCTACTGGTGAAAAAAGAAGTGGACAAGTTCTTGAAGTAACTAAAGATGTTGCTGTTATTCAAGTTTTCGAAGGAACTAATGACCTAAACACTAAAGATACCAAAACAAGATTCACTGGTCAAACCGCTAAAATCGGTGTATCCAGAGACATGATGGGACGTATCTTTAACGGTATTGGTAAGCCTATTGATGGCGGACCTGAAATTATTCCTGATGAAGAATTGGATATTAACGGAGCTCCAATGAACCCAGCTTCCCGTGAATTCCCAGAAGAATTTATTCAAACTGGTATCTCTACCATTGACGGAATGAACACATTAGTAAGAGGACAAAAACTTCCTATTTTCTCAGGATCTGGTTTACCTCACAACGATTTAGCTGTACAAATTGCAAGACAAGCTAAAGTATTAGGTGCTGACGACGAGTTCGCAGTAATTTTCGCAGCTATGGGTATTACAAATGAAGAAGCTAACTTCTTTATGAGAGATTTCGAACGTACTGGAGCTTTAGAAAAATTAACAGTATTCATGAACTTAGCAGACGACCCTGCTATTGAAAGAATCTTGACTCCAAAAATGGCTTTAACCACAGCTGAATATTATGCATTCACCTTAGGCATGCAAGTATTGGTTATCCTAACAGATATGACTAACTACTGTGAAGCTTTAAGGGAAATTTCTGCAGCAAGAGAAGAAGTACCTGGAAGAAGAGGTTACCCTGGTTACATGTACACTGACCTTGCAGGTATTTATGAAAGAGCAGGACGTATTGATGGTAAAGAAGGTTCAATTACTCAAATGCCTATCTTAGTTATGCCTCAAGACGATATTACTCACCCAATTCCGGATTTAACCGGTTATATTACCGAAGGACAAATCGTATTAAGTAGGGAAATCTCAAGGAAAGGTATTTACCCTCCTGTTGACGTACTTCCTTCACTTTCTCGTTTGATGAGTGGTGGTATCGGTGGAGACAAAACTAGGGATGACCACAGTGGTGTATCTGACCAACTTTATTCTGCTTATGCAGAAGGTCGTGAATTAAGAGACCTCGTTGCGGTTGTAGGGGAAGAAGCACTTACTGAAAGGGATCAAAAATTCTTAGAATTTGCTCAAGCATTTGAAGACCAATTCATTACCCAAAGTAAAGATGAAGACAGAACAATCTTTGAAACTTTAGATCTTGGTTGGAGTTTACTTAAAATCTTACCTAAAGCAGAACTCAAAAGGGTTAAAGAAGAATTTGTTGAACAATACCTTCCAAAAGATGACTAA
- a CDS encoding ATP synthase subunit A, protein MIIEGNIIKIAGPVIVADGMRGAQMLEMVRVGDEKLIGEIIELEGDTATIQVYEETAGIQPGEVVECTGGALSVELGPGVMSSIFDGIQRPLRIIREESGDFIARGIDVDSINKEKKWLFKPVAKVGDVLKGGDVLGEVQETTAVLHKIMVPPTLEGEVTEIAAEGEYTILEDIAEVGGEKVQMLQKWPVKRSRPYVRKLDPDIPLVTGQRAQDTFFSVAKGGAAAIPGPFGSGKTVTQQQLAKWADADIVVYIGCGERGNEMTEVLTEFPFLDDPKTGNPLMDRTVLIANTSNMPVAAREACVYTGITIAEYYRDQGYDVALMADSTSRWAEAMREISGRLEEMPGEEGYPAYLASRLAQFYERAGRVETIGTEPHVASISVVGAVSPPGGDLSEPVTQNTLRICKVFWALDASLADKRHFPSIDWLQSYSLYVDSIEGWWAENVAADWRATRDQAMSLLQKESELQEIVQLVGPDALPEADQATLETTRMLREDFLQQNAFDDVDTYCAPDKQYKMLKTILLFYKESLAAVNRGAPIANIVALPVKEEIGKMKYIPQDVFDEKIAEIQAAITKQCSEA, encoded by the coding sequence ATGATTATTGAAGGAAATATTATTAAGATCGCTGGGCCTGTTATTGTCGCAGATGGTATGAGAGGGGCTCAGATGCTTGAGATGGTTAGGGTAGGTGACGAGAAGCTTATTGGTGAAATCATTGAGCTTGAAGGTGACACCGCAACTATCCAAGTATATGAAGAAACAGCCGGTATCCAACCGGGTGAAGTAGTTGAATGTACTGGCGGAGCATTGTCAGTTGAACTTGGTCCTGGTGTAATGAGTTCCATTTTTGACGGAATTCAAAGACCTTTAAGAATCATCAGAGAAGAGTCTGGTGATTTTATTGCAAGAGGTATTGATGTAGATTCTATCAACAAAGAGAAAAAATGGTTATTCAAGCCAGTAGCTAAAGTTGGGGATGTTTTAAAAGGTGGAGACGTGCTTGGTGAAGTTCAAGAAACCACAGCAGTTTTACACAAAATCATGGTTCCTCCAACTCTAGAAGGAGAAGTCACTGAAATTGCAGCTGAAGGCGAATACACTATATTAGAGGATATTGCTGAAGTTGGCGGTGAAAAAGTACAAATGCTCCAAAAATGGCCTGTAAAAAGAAGCCGTCCTTATGTTAGAAAATTAGACCCTGATATACCTTTGGTAACTGGTCAAAGAGCACAAGACACTTTCTTCTCTGTAGCTAAAGGTGGGGCAGCAGCTATTCCAGGTCCTTTCGGATCAGGTAAAACTGTTACACAACAACAATTAGCTAAATGGGCAGATGCAGACATCGTTGTATACATTGGATGTGGAGAACGTGGTAACGAAATGACAGAAGTACTTACTGAATTCCCATTCCTTGACGACCCTAAAACTGGAAACCCATTGATGGACAGAACTGTTCTTATTGCAAACACTTCTAACATGCCGGTAGCAGCTCGTGAAGCATGTGTATATACTGGAATTACTATTGCTGAATACTACCGTGACCAAGGTTACGACGTAGCACTTATGGCAGACTCAACCTCAAGATGGGCTGAAGCTATGAGGGAGATTTCAGGAAGATTAGAAGAAATGCCTGGGGAAGAAGGGTACCCTGCATACTTGGCATCCAGGTTAGCTCAATTCTACGAAAGAGCTGGAAGGGTAGAAACTATAGGTACTGAACCACATGTAGCATCTATTTCTGTAGTCGGTGCGGTATCTCCTCCTGGTGGGGACTTATCCGAACCTGTTACACAAAACACCTTGCGTATCTGTAAAGTGTTCTGGGCATTAGATGCATCCCTTGCGGATAAACGTCACTTCCCTTCAATTGACTGGTTGCAAAGTTATTCATTATACGTAGACAGTATTGAAGGCTGGTGGGCTGAAAATGTAGCTGCAGATTGGAGAGCAACTCGTGACCAAGCTATGAGTTTATTACAAAAAGAATCCGAGTTACAAGAAATTGTACAATTGGTTGGTCCTGATGCATTACCTGAAGCTGACCAAGCTACTTTAGAAACTACCCGTATGTTAAGAGAAGACTTCTTGCAACAAAATGCATTTGATGATGTAGATACATACTGTGCACCTGATAAACAGTACAAAATGTTAAAAACAATCCTTTTATTCTACAAAGAATCTCTTGCAGCTGTTAACAGAGGAGCTCCAATTGCAAATATTGTAGCTTTACCTGTTAAAGAAGAAATCGGTAAAATGAAATACATCCCACAAGATGTATTTGATGAAAAAATTGCAGAAATTCAAGCAGCAATTACTAAACAATGCAGTGAGGCTTAA
- a CDS encoding V-type ATP synthase subunit F, protein MSSVAVIGDIDTVSGFRLGGVKQAEVVNTSEEAIAAFDKFLEDEISIIIITQEMANQIRDYTSRKIGSDVLPMIIEIPDKDGSSEGSSDQINDLIKRVIGVEMVK, encoded by the coding sequence ATGAGTTCAGTAGCAGTTATTGGTGATATTGACACCGTTTCAGGATTTAGATTGGGTGGTGTCAAGCAAGCAGAAGTAGTTAATACTTCAGAAGAAGCTATTGCAGCTTTTGATAAATTTTTAGAAGACGAAATTTCAATTATTATTATTACACAAGAAATGGCAAATCAAATCAGAGATTATACTAGTAGAAAAATTGGTTCTGATGTTTTACCTATGATAATTGAAATACCTGATAAGGATGGGTCCTCTGAAGGTTCATCTGATCAAATAAATGACCTTATTAAAAGAGTTATCGGGGTAGAGATGGTTAAATGA
- a CDS encoding V-type ATP synthase subunit C, whose amino-acid sequence MVDNGTALSALGLSPEATLVFCIVAVLIVGAIVVIIASRPILDIYPYFNPSARVRARKGRLFDEKQISELIETNDVEEVENYLRGFPDYADVLDEYPLDKALDVERANTYDFIAGLAPKDIKDPFVVMSKKADIDNIKSLLTAKEVGLTTEETKELLIPRGSLYGDLESLVDADNVTDIVTSLDNTEYATALEDALPQYEDTKMILPLESALDKYYLGKLLRSTDVPSDENKQILYSYVGTQVDVANLKLIIRAKEDGLDYDAISPYILEEGYQLREWKLKDLMESPDVTNVISGLEGTKYADALADAMPVYNETGSVAVFEKALDVYASKYSKSLASKKPLGIGPIIGYLSQKENEIKNLKIIARAKREADFPNSKIMEMLI is encoded by the coding sequence ATGGTAGATAATGGTACAGCACTAAGCGCTCTTGGACTTTCACCGGAGGCAACACTTGTCTTTTGTATTGTTGCAGTGCTTATTGTTGGTGCGATTGTTGTAATTATTGCATCTAGACCAATTTTGGACATTTATCCTTATTTCAACCCAAGTGCAAGAGTAAGAGCTAGAAAAGGAAGACTCTTTGATGAAAAGCAAATTTCTGAACTCATTGAAACTAATGATGTTGAGGAAGTTGAAAACTACCTTAGAGGTTTTCCTGATTATGCTGATGTTTTAGATGAATATCCTCTTGATAAAGCATTAGATGTAGAACGTGCTAATACTTATGACTTTATCGCAGGTTTAGCTCCTAAAGACATTAAAGATCCATTTGTCGTAATGTCTAAAAAAGCAGATATAGATAACATTAAAAGTCTTTTAACTGCTAAAGAGGTAGGCCTTACAACTGAAGAAACTAAGGAATTATTAATTCCTCGCGGATCATTATATGGTGATTTAGAATCTTTAGTTGATGCCGATAATGTAACTGATATAGTCACAAGTTTAGATAACACAGAATATGCTACAGCTTTAGAAGATGCTCTTCCACAATATGAAGATACTAAAATGATTCTTCCATTGGAATCCGCTTTAGATAAATATTATTTGGGCAAATTATTACGTTCCACTGATGTTCCTTCCGATGAAAACAAACAAATATTATATTCTTATGTTGGAACACAAGTCGATGTAGCTAATCTTAAACTAATTATAAGGGCAAAAGAAGATGGCCTTGACTACGATGCAATCTCTCCTTATATATTAGAAGAAGGATACCAATTACGTGAATGGAAACTTAAAGATTTAATGGAATCCCCTGATGTTACCAATGTGATATCAGGATTAGAGGGAACAAAATATGCTGATGCATTAGCCGATGCAATGCCTGTTTACAATGAAACAGGTTCAGTTGCAGTATTCGAAAAAGCATTAGACGTTTACGCTTCTAAATATTCAAAATCTTTAGCATCTAAAAAACCATTAGGTATTGGTCCAATTATTGGTTATTTAAGTCAAAAAGAAAATGAAATTAAAAATTTAAAAATCATTGCAAGAGCAAAAAGAGAAGCAGACTTCCCTAATTCTAAAATCATGGAGATGTTAATATGA
- a CDS encoding V-type ATP synthase subunit E, with the protein MSSGTDKIVSSIMSEAQEKADVIIQDANADASAITAKAEKTAEAEKLKILENGKKQSDMRYQQIISEAKMNARRAKLGAKEEVIDAAFNQATGELKAKAADGDDEYKDSLAKMIQEAANEIGHDDLIIHLNEADTNKFKQDLSSSDSFELGGIKFTLGEPIDVIGGAILKTSNGDIEVNNTIEARLDRFKSALRSEVAEILFK; encoded by the coding sequence ATGAGCTCAGGCACAGATAAAATTGTTTCAAGCATTATGTCTGAAGCCCAAGAGAAAGCTGATGTAATCATTCAAGATGCAAATGCTGATGCTTCAGCAATCACAGCAAAAGCTGAAAAGACAGCAGAAGCAGAAAAGCTTAAAATTTTAGAAAACGGTAAAAAACAATCTGATATGAGATATCAGCAAATTATCTCTGAAGCTAAGATGAATGCTCGTAGAGCAAAATTAGGCGCTAAAGAAGAAGTAATCGATGCGGCTTTCAATCAAGCAACTGGAGAATTAAAAGCAAAAGCAGCTGATGGGGATGATGAATATAAAGATTCATTAGCCAAAATGATTCAAGAGGCTGCTAATGAAATTGGACATGATGATTTAATTATCCATTTAAACGAAGCCGATACAAATAAATTTAAACAAGATTTATCTTCATCTGATAGCTTTGAATTAGGTGGCATTAAATTCACTTTAGGTGAACCTATAGATGTCATTGGTGGAGCTATCTTAAAAACTAGTAATGGAGATATTGAAGTAAATAATACTATTGAAGCTAGATTAGATAGATTTAAAAGTGCATTACGTAGTGAAGTTGCAGAAATTTTATTTAAATAA
- a CDS encoding V-type ATP synthase subunit K (produces ATP from ADP in the presence of a proton gradient across the membrane; the K subunit is a nonenzymatic component which binds the dimeric form by interacting with the G and E subunits): MVAEITGTALAAIGAGVAIGFAGLGSGLGQGMAAAGSVGAVAEDNDMFARGIIFSALPETQAIYGFLIAILLLVFSGLLAGDLTKLDINVGIVAIGVGAAIGFAGLGSGMGQGMAAASSVGAVVEDNDMFARGIIFSALPETQAIYGFLIAILLMVFSGMLAG; encoded by the coding sequence ATGGTAGCAGAAATTACAGGTACTGCTTTAGCAGCTATTGGTGCTGGAGTAGCAATTGGTTTTGCCGGATTAGGTTCTGGTTTAGGGCAAGGTATGGCAGCTGCAGGTTCTGTAGGTGCAGTTGCAGAAGACAACGACATGTTTGCTAGAGGTATTATTTTCTCTGCATTGCCAGAGACCCAAGCTATTTACGGTTTCTTGATTGCAATTTTGTTATTAGTTTTCTCAGGTTTATTAGCTGGTGACTTAACTAAATTGGACATTAATGTTGGTATTGTAGCTATTGGTGTCGGTGCAGCAATTGGTTTTGCTGGTTTAGGTTCCGGTATGGGACAAGGTATGGCAGCAGCATCCTCCGTTGGAGCTGTTGTTGAAGACAACGACATGTTTGCTAGAGGTATTATTTTCTCTGCATTGCCAGAGACCCAAGCTATTTACGGTTTCTTGATTGCTATCTTGCTTATGGTATTCAGTGGAATGTTGGCCGGTTAA
- a CDS encoding V-type ATP synthase subunit I, with product MFKTARMRKIRIVTLDKYVAPTVDALHESGLIQVSDISDSVQQDPELAELVTPAKATPYTGKLSSLLMKTNGISELLGNSLSEGHGLKDLAMSFISPDLPVQKEVEALDTEAFIEKAEDTLAQVEGKTSVIEGKLAALDAETSELKSNKSLANRLSNFDMDLALLKDSKYTSTTVGRINAESTSEIKNELSNLTDELEVFTVPMDDKDGEIITVVTLKEFSDDVYSTLRKFDFEKIEVGDVEGTPQHIISKADSRLLTIESERDAVKKELRAVAEQWDDEILALKEQLENEKEKNEILSSFVQTKDSYVLEAWVPVKDTEKVEQLVEKCSEGHCAFELIEVEGTDDEDVPVLQQNGWYAKPFEYLVDMYSPVRYNEMDPTIFVAITFPLFFGFCLTDAVYGLVVAAIGVVLLKGLGKIKESMHSFGWILIWSGLWAVILGLLTNGFIGDFPERIAGFRLPTVFAPVEAFKHPDTILLIAIALGLIYVNIGFIIGAINNLRYGNTKEAIGSQIVWFVFEAGIIFLALGYMGMLGMIGLILGGILIIAALGMLVWANGAYGLMDVFGFMGDVLSFARLLALCLATGGIAMTVNILAVMINGMVPFAGIVLAIIIFIFGHIANFAFQVLGAFINALRLNYVEFFSQFFMAGKGKFEAFKAKRTFTKVKN from the coding sequence ATGTTCAAGACAGCTAGAATGCGTAAAATTAGAATTGTTACACTGGACAAGTATGTAGCTCCTACAGTGGATGCTCTCCACGAATCCGGGCTTATACAAGTCAGTGATATTTCTGATAGCGTTCAGCAAGATCCTGAATTAGCGGAGTTAGTTACTCCTGCAAAAGCTACTCCATATACTGGAAAATTATCTTCTCTTCTTATGAAAACAAACGGTATATCTGAACTATTAGGAAATTCTTTATCAGAAGGCCATGGGTTAAAAGACTTAGCAATGTCTTTTATTAGTCCAGATTTACCTGTTCAAAAAGAAGTAGAGGCTTTAGATACGGAAGCTTTCATTGAAAAAGCTGAAGACACTTTAGCTCAAGTAGAGGGTAAAACAAGCGTTATTGAAGGAAAACTAGCCGCACTCGACGCTGAAACAAGTGAACTAAAGTCTAATAAAAGTTTGGCTAATCGCTTATCTAATTTTGACATGGATTTAGCTCTTTTAAAAGATTCAAAGTACACTTCTACTACTGTTGGTAGGATTAATGCTGAATCTACTTCAGAAATCAAAAATGAATTAAGTAACTTGACAGACGAATTAGAAGTATTTACAGTTCCTATGGATGATAAAGATGGAGAAATTATCACTGTAGTGACATTAAAAGAATTTAGTGATGATGTTTATTCAACACTTCGTAAATTCGACTTTGAGAAAATTGAAGTAGGTGATGTTGAAGGTACTCCTCAACATATTATTTCAAAAGCTGATTCCAGATTGTTAACCATTGAATCAGAACGTGATGCTGTTAAAAAAGAATTAAGAGCAGTTGCTGAACAATGGGATGATGAGATATTGGCTCTCAAAGAACAATTAGAAAATGAAAAAGAAAAGAACGAAATCCTTTCCTCTTTTGTTCAAACTAAAGATTCTTATGTGCTTGAAGCATGGGTGCCTGTAAAAGACACTGAAAAAGTTGAACAATTAGTTGAAAAATGTTCTGAAGGCCACTGTGCTTTCGAATTAATTGAAGTCGAAGGTACAGATGATGAAGACGTTCCTGTTTTACAACAAAACGGATGGTATGCAAAACCTTTCGAATACCTCGTTGATATGTACTCTCCAGTACGTTATAACGAAATGGATCCAACAATATTTGTTGCAATCACCTTCCCATTATTCTTCGGTTTCTGTTTAACCGATGCAGTTTATGGTTTGGTAGTAGCGGCCATTGGTGTTGTTTTATTGAAAGGTCTAGGAAAAATCAAAGAATCAATGCATTCTTTCGGTTGGATTTTAATCTGGTCCGGTCTGTGGGCTGTTATACTGGGTTTGTTGACCAACGGTTTCATTGGGGATTTCCCGGAAAGAATAGCAGGTTTCCGTTTACCGACAGTATTTGCGCCAGTTGAAGCATTCAAACACCCGGACACTATTTTGTTAATCGCTATTGCTCTCGGTCTTATATATGTAAATATAGGATTTATCATAGGTGCAATCAATAACTTAAGATATGGCAATACTAAAGAGGCTATCGGTTCTCAAATCGTTTGGTTTGTTTTCGAAGCGGGTATTATTTTCCTTGCATTAGGATATATGGGAATGCTCGGTATGATTGGCTTGATTTTGGGCGGAATATTAATAATTGCTGCTCTTGGAATGTTAGTATGGGCTAACGGCGCATATGGTTTAATGGATGTCTTCGGTTTCATGGGAGACGTTTTATCATTTGCTCGTCTTTTAGCATTATGTTTGGCTACTGGCGGTATCGCTATGACAGTAAACATCTTAGCTGTAATGATAAACGGTATGGTTCCATTTGCAGGAATAGTGCTTGCAATAATCATATTCATATTTGGTCATATTGCAAACTTTGCTTTCCAAGTATTGGGTGCATTTATTAACGCTTTACGTCTTAACTATGTTGAGTTCTTCTCACAATTCTTCATGGCAGGTAAAGGAAAATTCGAAGCTTTCAAAGCAAAAAGAACATTTACTAAAGTTAAAAATTAA